A stretch of Blastocatellia bacterium DNA encodes these proteins:
- the nrdR gene encoding transcriptional repressor NrdR, which produces MKCPYCNSLFDKVIDSRESQEGEVIRRRRECTDCNRRFTTYERLEQLPYMVIKKDGRREPFDRNKVLSGLLKACEKRPVSPNKLEEITNEIERFVQESKERERPTTKIGELLMRRLKTLDKVAFVRFASVYKDFKDVTEFMNELKSLTQTTARKGSTR; this is translated from the coding sequence ATGAAGTGTCCCTACTGCAACTCTTTATTTGACAAGGTGATAGATTCTCGTGAAAGTCAAGAAGGTGAAGTAATTCGCCGTCGTCGTGAATGTACAGATTGTAATCGTCGTTTTACCACTTATGAACGCCTTGAACAATTACCTTATATGGTGATAAAAAAAGATGGTCGTCGTGAACCTTTTGACCGCAATAAAGTTTTGTCGGGACTACTAAAAGCTTGTGAAAAAAGACCTGTTAGCCCAAATAAACTAGAAGAAATTACTAATGAAATTGAAAGATTTGTTCAGGAATCTAAAGAGCGCGAGAGACCTACTACTAAAATAGGCGAACTGCTTATGAGAAGACTAAAAACTTTAGACAAAGTAGCTTTTGTAAGGTTTGCATCTGTTTACAAAGATTTTAAGGATGTCACCGAGTTTATGAATGAGCTTAAATCATTAACTCAAACGACTGCGCGTAAGGGTAGCACAAGATAA
- a CDS encoding response regulator transcription factor has product MTTTASKKKADAKGHTPLVKRKKTKEEENGDGTPKESLRGRSKRNILTARQQETLKLLVEGMTNKQIADILKISVKTVDAHRASIMTRLQIHSLAGLVKYAIRTGLTSMD; this is encoded by the coding sequence ATGACTACAACAGCTTCTAAGAAAAAAGCCGATGCAAAAGGCCATACTCCTTTAGTAAAAAGAAAAAAGACCAAAGAAGAAGAAAACGGTGATGGTACACCAAAAGAATCCTTAAGAGGTCGTAGCAAACGCAACATTCTAACTGCACGTCAACAAGAAACCTTAAAATTATTAGTTGAAGGTATGACTAATAAGCAAATTGCTGATATCTTAAAAATCAGTGTAAAGACTGTTGATGCTCATCGTGCTAGCATTATGACTCGCTTACAAATCCATAGCTTAGCTGGACTTGTAAAATATGCTATTCGTACTGGCTTAACTTCTATGGACTAA
- a CDS encoding Stp1/IreP family PP2C-type Ser/Thr phosphatase translates to MSPRRLSSNSNNSGVDKKTKKLSNEVRLNAYGCTDVGVVRSNNEDSFLLSDLATGAQISGEEINNQKVSKRGTLLIISDGMGGAQAGEVASAMAVAAVRSELMKSVASRPAEEQLIKAVQRANYLIWKESQDNSAKSGMGATLTAALVRDGKAYIAEVGDSRAYLIRGESILQVTIDQSLVELLILAGELSREEAEHAPIKNVILQAMGTQQEIKVALTGIDLRRGDYLLLCSDGLSNKVTEAEMLKFTLKASSIEMACKQLIELAKRRGGEDNITVIICAFDGEGLAPQAQDNHFERSVHSIVSFYPTVEEESISPEAKTQPLSNG, encoded by the coding sequence ATGAGTCCTAGAAGACTGTCGTCTAATTCTAATAACTCAGGTGTTGATAAAAAAACTAAAAAACTATCTAACGAAGTTAGGCTTAATGCTTATGGTTGTACGGATGTTGGCGTAGTTCGATCAAATAATGAAGATAGTTTTTTGCTCTCTGACCTTGCTACAGGTGCGCAAATTTCTGGCGAAGAGATTAATAACCAAAAAGTTAGTAAACGAGGCACTTTGCTAATAATCTCTGATGGTATGGGAGGTGCGCAAGCAGGTGAAGTAGCCTCAGCAATGGCTGTTGCTGCTGTACGTAGTGAGTTAATGAAGTCTGTTGCGTCCCGTCCGGCTGAAGAACAATTAATAAAAGCTGTCCAACGTGCTAATTACCTAATTTGGAAAGAAAGCCAAGATAATTCTGCAAAGTCCGGTATGGGAGCCACTCTAACCGCTGCACTAGTACGTGATGGTAAAGCTTATATTGCTGAGGTAGGCGATAGTCGAGCCTACTTGATCCGAGGAGAATCCATTCTACAAGTTACAATAGATCAATCCCTTGTAGAATTACTTATCCTAGCTGGTGAACTTTCCCGTGAAGAAGCAGAACATGCACCCATAAAAAATGTAATTTTACAAGCTATGGGAACTCAACAAGAAATAAAAGTTGCTCTTACAGGTATTGACCTTAGACGAGGTGATTACTTGTTACTTTGTTCAGATGGTTTATCTAATAAAGTTACTGAAGCTGAAATGCTTAAGTTTACACTTAAAGCAAGTAGCATTGAAATGGCTTGTAAACAGCTAATTGAGCTAGCTAAAAGACGTGGAGGAGAAGATAACATCACTGTAATAATATGTGCTTTTGATGGAGAAGGTCTAGCCCCCCAAGCACAAGATAATCATTTTGAACGGTCAGTTCATTCAATAGTTTCTTTCTATCCCACTGTAGAAGAAGAGTCTATTTCCCCAGAAGCTAAAACACAACCTTTATCTAACGGATAA
- a CDS encoding sporulation protein, producing the protein MFGKLLSALSIGSAKIDTRLEKTSYMPGEQMRGQTFVFGGERTEKIEDISINTSTRIFKRVNNEKRYWYSIFANYQITSSFLLQPKETKVFPFVITLPLNTPLTMFDQQVYVNTRLNVAMAGDPKDTDTIEIRPLPIMEAILYGMQYLGFYLVANICEYSPHFKHSGEFVQKIRFNPTSGIYKNKLEKIDVIFLPNPPYHLDVVLEVDKDINGFLHEMIFFRSDSLSTSFQISGADLQKPVEYFAGLITNAINTVINASQK; encoded by the coding sequence ATGTTTGGGAAACTGTTGTCTGCTCTTTCGATAGGTTCAGCTAAGATTGATACACGTTTAGAAAAAACTAGTTACATGCCTGGGGAGCAAATGCGAGGGCAAACATTTGTTTTTGGTGGTGAGCGAACAGAAAAAATTGAAGATATTTCTATTAATACAAGCACTCGTATTTTTAAGAGGGTAAATAATGAAAAACGATATTGGTATAGTATTTTTGCTAATTATCAAATTACTTCCTCTTTTTTACTTCAACCTAAAGAAACAAAAGTTTTTCCTTTTGTTATTACACTGCCTCTAAATACTCCATTAACTATGTTTGACCAACAAGTTTATGTTAATACTAGATTAAATGTTGCAATGGCTGGAGATCCTAAAGACACAGATACTATTGAAATTAGACCTTTGCCAATAATGGAAGCAATTCTTTATGGAATGCAATACTTAGGGTTTTATTTAGTAGCAAATATATGTGAATACAGCCCACATTTTAAGCATAGTGGTGAATTTGTTCAAAAAATAAGATTTAACCCTACAAGCGGTATTTATAAAAATAAGCTTGAAAAAATAGATGTGATTTTTTTACCTAACCCACCATATCATTTAGATGTAGTTTTAGAAGTTGATAAAGACATAAACGGTTTTCTTCATGAAATGATATTTTTTAGGTCAGATAGTCTTAGCACCTCTTTTCAAATCTCAGGAGCAGATTTACAAAAACCTGTAGAGTATTTTGCTGGCCTGATTACAAATGCCATAAATACAGTAATAAACGCTAGTCAAAAATAA
- a CDS encoding aromatic ring-hydroxylating dioxygenase subunit alpha, producing MEFSKYNFDPRLAYAQTIPSDWYFSAEMLAAEKLKIFAKTWQLVGRLEQVATPGSYFTASLADEPIVVVRDKDSKIRAFSNVCRHRAGAVAKAAGKRNSFQCGYHGWTYSLTGKLLHCPEFDGVECFNKADYSLPEFQVEIWGQLIFVNLDKHSPGLATFLEDLPNLFAYHDLASLKLAARKDWYIDCNWKVYIDNYLEGYHIPIAHPGLNRELDYGKYLVETKRYYSIQHSPIRESAARLAQGQENNSPAQYFWIFPNLLLNVYPDNYSTNLIIPLSPTKTLTVFEWYFRNPESEAVQKEVERVVKFSDEIQVEDIDICETVQRGLASQTYKQGRYSVKRENGVHHFHSLLVEYLGLK from the coding sequence ATGGAATTTTCAAAATATAATTTTGACCCACGTTTAGCTTATGCCCAAACTATTCCTTCTGACTGGTATTTTTCAGCAGAAATGTTAGCCGCAGAAAAACTTAAGATTTTTGCTAAGACTTGGCAATTAGTTGGAAGATTAGAACAAGTTGCAACACCAGGAAGTTACTTTACAGCCAGCCTAGCAGATGAACCTATTGTTGTAGTTAGAGACAAGGATAGTAAAATCCGAGCATTTTCTAATGTTTGTCGTCATCGTGCAGGAGCAGTTGCTAAGGCGGCAGGAAAAAGAAATTCTTTTCAATGTGGCTATCATGGCTGGACTTATAGCCTAACAGGTAAATTGCTACATTGCCCAGAGTTCGACGGCGTAGAGTGTTTTAATAAAGCAGATTATTCTTTACCAGAATTTCAAGTTGAAATCTGGGGACAACTAATTTTTGTTAACCTAGATAAACATAGCCCTGGTTTAGCTACTTTTCTTGAAGATTTACCTAATTTATTTGCTTATCACGATTTAGCAAGCTTAAAACTTGCTGCTCGTAAAGATTGGTATATAGATTGTAACTGGAAAGTCTATATTGACAACTATTTAGAGGGTTATCATATACCAATTGCTCATCCTGGGTTAAATAGGGAATTAGACTATGGAAAATACTTAGTTGAAACTAAAAGATATTATTCAATCCAACACTCTCCAATTAGAGAGTCCGCCGCACGTTTAGCCCAGGGTCAGGAAAATAACAGTCCTGCACAATATTTTTGGATTTTCCCTAATTTGCTACTTAATGTTTATCCTGATAATTACTCAACAAATTTGATTATTCCTCTTAGTCCAACAAAAACTTTAACCGTGTTTGAATGGTATTTTCGCAACCCTGAAAGCGAGGCAGTGCAAAAGGAAGTTGAACGTGTAGTTAAATTTAGCGATGAAATTCAAGTCGAAGACATAGATATTTGTGAAACTGTACAACGTGGGCTAGCTTCTCAAACCTATAAACAAGGTCGTTATTCAGTAAAACGGGAAAATGGAGTTCATCATTTTCATTCATTGCTAGTAGAATACCTAGGGTTAAAGTAA
- a CDS encoding glycerol-3-phosphate dehydrogenase/oxidase, which yields MTKIALEPRTVAIEKLQKEDFDILIIGGGITGVGACQDAASRGLKVALIERGDYAIGTSSRSSKLIHGGLRYLAQGDFRVTYESCSERALLQELAPHLVRPMSFLIPIYRWGHGAQVFLGLWLYDIVSKVKNSRFHKRLSSKKAVEMVPLLKTDGLHLAYLYHDCQTNDARLVMEVTKSATSYQAVTCNYLEAIDLVKEKNVITAVKARDLISNKEITIRAKQVINATGVWMDKMCQADDPQASSKVRPAKGVHITIDRSRIPTTQALLFESAANDGRSLFFIPWYEGIIIGTTDTDFKEDIESPRASAEDIKYIVDSTNKVFPNAKLTNKDILATYAGLRPLIDEGGKSTKDISREHRIFESDSGLISIAGGKLTTYRLMANQLMDFVFKSMKTRNLIQNVKPTITDKIFLSGFSSSQTLDKVQNQVKDEARKLGLDSTIATHLVEDYGVNAQEVLNIVSAKSSLATRLVEKLPFIHAEVVYCVRQEQATKLDDFLVRRTRIAFLTSDQGISIAAKVAELMAIELNWSTTTKETEIQRYQETYAVQYTV from the coding sequence ATGACAAAAATAGCACTTGAGCCAAGAACAGTGGCTATAGAAAAACTACAAAAAGAAGATTTTGATATTTTAATTATTGGGGGCGGAATAACTGGAGTTGGTGCCTGTCAGGACGCAGCATCTAGAGGGCTAAAAGTAGCATTAATTGAACGTGGTGATTACGCTATTGGCACTTCTAGCCGTTCCTCTAAGCTTATTCATGGCGGACTACGTTATTTAGCTCAAGGAGATTTCCGCGTTACATATGAATCTTGCTCAGAACGCGCATTGCTTCAAGAGTTAGCACCACATTTAGTAAGACCTATGTCTTTTTTAATCCCTATTTATCGTTGGGGGCATGGAGCGCAAGTTTTTCTTGGACTTTGGCTTTATGACATTGTTTCTAAAGTTAAAAACTCTCGGTTTCATAAACGCTTAAGTTCCAAAAAAGCTGTTGAAATGGTTCCTTTACTAAAAACCGATGGGCTTCACCTAGCCTATCTTTATCACGATTGCCAAACTAATGATGCTCGCCTTGTGATGGAAGTGACAAAATCAGCGACAAGCTACCAAGCTGTAACTTGTAATTATTTGGAAGCAATTGATTTAGTTAAAGAAAAAAATGTAATTACTGCCGTTAAAGCACGGGATTTAATTTCTAACAAAGAAATTACTATTCGCGCTAAACAAGTTATAAATGCTACTGGGGTTTGGATGGATAAAATGTGCCAGGCTGATGACCCACAAGCTAGTAGTAAAGTCAGACCTGCTAAAGGTGTCCATATTACAATAGATCGCTCTCGTATCCCTACTACACAAGCCTTACTCTTTGAATCAGCCGCTAATGATGGTCGTTCTTTATTTTTTATTCCTTGGTATGAAGGCATTATCATTGGTACTACAGACACAGATTTTAAGGAGGATATTGAATCTCCTAGAGCCTCAGCCGAAGACATTAAATATATTGTTGACTCAACAAACAAGGTTTTCCCTAATGCAAAACTTACTAACAAAGATATTTTAGCCACTTATGCAGGTCTACGCCCACTTATTGATGAAGGCGGAAAATCAACCAAAGATATCTCGCGCGAACATCGCATTTTTGAAAGCGATTCAGGCTTAATCTCAATTGCAGGTGGAAAATTAACAACTTATCGTTTGATGGCTAATCAATTGATGGATTTTGTGTTTAAGAGTATGAAAACACGTAATTTAATCCAAAATGTTAAACCAACTATTACAGATAAAATTTTCCTAAGCGGATTTTCTAGTAGCCAAACACTGGATAAAGTTCAAAACCAAGTTAAAGATGAAGCTAGAAAATTAGGCTTAGACTCAACTATCGCTACTCATTTAGTAGAAGATTATGGAGTTAATGCCCAAGAGGTTCTAAATATAGTTTCAGCTAAATCTAGTTTAGCAACACGTCTTGTAGAAAAACTTCCATTTATCCATGCTGAAGTAGTTTATTGTGTTAGACAAGAACAAGCTACAAAGCTTGATGATTTTCTAGTCCGTCGCACTAGAATTGCATTTCTTACCTCTGACCAAGGCATAAGCATAGCAGCAAAAGTAGCTGAACTTATGGCAATAGAATTAAATTGGTCAACAACAACAAAGGAAACTGAAATCCAACGCTATCAAGAAACTTACGCAGTCCAGTATACAGTATAA
- a CDS encoding fibronectin type III domain-containing protein: MTRMPISVATSNARPIALNANGTLLAVSTGQRFTATDTNNFSDIYLFNLQQGLQSATLVSLPNLDTNNLATDGDSFSPAINANGAVIAFSSRATTLTTDNLFSSTNIFASVLAGGLIGGGVGTINLGPVCFPAGQGIAPNAIELTWGFPGVHNEQLRGFKVEINRKEGSQFKQIAKVPADGKANYIDTSLKANTRYDYRLWIEDPKGFAYSVDFAAKTQKKNKKNK; encoded by the coding sequence ATGACAAGAATGCCTATTTCTGTTGCCACCTCTAATGCTCGTCCAATAGCCTTAAATGCAAATGGTACTCTTTTAGCAGTTTCTACAGGTCAAAGGTTTACAGCAACTGACACCAATAATTTTAGTGATATATACTTATTTAATTTGCAACAAGGTTTGCAAAGTGCAACTTTAGTTAGCCTTCCTAACCTTGACACTAACAATCTTGCTACTGATGGAGATAGTTTTTCTCCTGCTATTAATGCCAATGGTGCTGTGATAGCATTTTCTTCAAGGGCCACGACTCTTACAACAGACAATCTTTTTTCATCTACAAATATTTTTGCTAGTGTTTTAGCTGGTGGGCTTATAGGTGGTGGAGTTGGAACAATAAATCTTGGGCCGGTTTGCTTCCCTGCTGGTCAAGGCATTGCTCCTAATGCAATAGAACTTACTTGGGGCTTCCCTGGTGTCCACAATGAGCAATTAAGAGGTTTTAAGGTTGAAATTAATAGAAAAGAAGGCTCTCAATTTAAGCAAATTGCTAAAGTCCCTGCTGATGGTAAAGCAAACTATATTGATACTTCGCTAAAAGCTAATACTAGATATGATTATCGCCTTTGGATAGAAGATCCTAAAGGCTTTGCTTATTCTGTAGACTTTGCGGCTAAGACGCAAAAGAAGAATAAGAAAAATAAGTAA
- a CDS encoding SUMF1/EgtB/PvdO family nonheme iron enzyme: MLVKGQVINNQYELVEELGAGLSAKVWRAKLLKTDDYFVLKIFNLSHPKRKQDFANEWEVMQQFNLKQDIYVHFGFQAFTAFDDTLGVIVSNWAKYGTLADLLENIRASKENLSYKETQELMLKIISGLESIHQKKNLSGQDLVHRDLKPANILLKEKAEPLIADFAISSWVDSERITENPIGAIEYMSPEALEGQVSQAIDIWACGAIFYELVTTQQLYSRVKWPSPTLLMREICDLKKAVPIEFPENIPKEIKNIISKALSKNIADRYNSALEMKKALMLATSEKIDIFNNVLDLSASQKTTSFPEKKVASPLINKIALAIILIISLLSTATYIYLNDYPVINIKPANWMAAVPPKDLITAYLPPGMILIPSGRFLMGTDNLAISDVYERPEREVSVSAFYLDVMEVTNQQFQAFLKANANNPLLKRWESWTFKEEESDYPITNVTFSEAEAYAKWLGKRLPTEAEWEYAARGDNSGTVKYLYPWGDQAKEIYRHANSQETGRNRPNKIGSYTTGKSPFGILDLAGNVAEWTTNCYQKNTVKPSENNDCPDIEKIFRGGSYHDTASYILTTRRFWLGQLNSSQRQKEILRTIGFRCAQDFLPK; the protein is encoded by the coding sequence ATGTTAGTAAAAGGTCAGGTCATCAATAACCAATATGAGCTTGTAGAAGAACTTGGAGCAGGACTTTCTGCTAAAGTATGGCGAGCTAAATTGTTGAAAACAGATGACTACTTTGTACTAAAAATTTTTAATCTTTCTCATCCAAAACGTAAACAAGATTTTGCTAACGAATGGGAGGTAATGCAGCAATTTAACTTAAAACAAGACATTTATGTTCATTTTGGTTTTCAAGCCTTTACTGCTTTTGATGATACTTTAGGAGTAATTGTTAGCAACTGGGCTAAGTATGGAACATTAGCTGATTTGCTAGAAAATATTCGTGCAAGTAAAGAAAATCTTTCTTATAAAGAGACTCAAGAATTAATGCTAAAAATAATTTCCGGTTTAGAGAGTATTCATCAGAAAAAAAATTTATCTGGACAAGATTTAGTTCATCGAGACTTAAAACCAGCAAATATTTTGCTTAAAGAAAAAGCTGAGCCTTTAATTGCTGATTTTGCTATTTCAAGTTGGGTTGATAGCGAGCGAATTACTGAAAATCCAATTGGCGCAATAGAATATATGTCACCCGAAGCGTTAGAGGGCCAGGTAAGCCAGGCAATAGACATTTGGGCTTGTGGAGCAATCTTTTATGAACTAGTGACAACACAGCAACTTTATAGCCGTGTTAAATGGCCTAGTCCAACGTTACTTATGCGAGAAATCTGCGACTTAAAAAAGGCTGTGCCAATTGAATTTCCTGAAAATATTCCTAAAGAAATAAAAAATATTATTTCCAAAGCTTTAAGTAAAAATATTGCAGATCGTTACAATTCTGCTTTAGAAATGAAAAAAGCTTTAATGCTTGCAACTAGTGAAAAAATAGACATTTTTAACAATGTGCTTGACTTGTCGGCTAGTCAAAAAACTACAAGTTTTCCAGAAAAAAAAGTAGCTAGCCCACTAATTAATAAAATTGCTCTAGCTATAATATTAATCATAAGCTTGCTATCTACAGCTACTTATATTTACCTTAATGATTATCCAGTAATTAATATTAAGCCTGCTAATTGGATGGCAGCAGTACCACCAAAAGATTTAATAACTGCTTATTTGCCGCCAGGTATGATTTTAATTCCTTCAGGAAGATTTCTAATGGGAACTGACAATTTAGCAATTTCTGATGTTTATGAAAGACCTGAAAGGGAAGTGTCTGTTAGTGCTTTTTATTTAGATGTAATGGAAGTTACTAATCAGCAGTTTCAAGCTTTTCTTAAGGCAAATGCTAATAATCCATTACTAAAACGCTGGGAAAGCTGGACATTTAAAGAAGAAGAATCAGATTATCCTATTACCAATGTTACATTTAGTGAAGCTGAAGCTTATGCTAAATGGTTAGGGAAACGCTTGCCAACAGAAGCAGAATGGGAATATGCTGCACGGGGCGACAATAGCGGAACAGTTAAATATTTATATCCTTGGGGGGATCAGGCTAAAGAAATTTACCGACATGCTAACTCTCAAGAAACAGGCAGAAATCGCCCTAACAAAATTGGGAGCTATACAACTGGAAAAAGTCCTTTTGGTATCTTAGACTTAGCTGGAAACGTAGCTGAATGGACTACAAATTGTTATCAAAAAAACACTGTAAAACCATCAGAAAATAATGATTGTCCAGATATAGAAAAGATTTTTCGCGGCGGTAGCTATCATGACACAGCAAGTTATATACTAACTACGCGCCGATTTTGGCTAGGTCAGCTAAATAGCAGCCAAAGACAAAAAGAAATACTTAGGACAATTGGTTTTCGCTGCGCACAAGATTTTTTACCTAAATAA
- a CDS encoding KH domain-containing protein, translated as MMKHLVAAMAKALVDNPDQVQVNEIDGAQTSIIELRVAESDLRHVIGKEGRTARAMRDIIYAASKKLNRRYHLEIIEPGKNDR; from the coding sequence ATGATGAAACATCTAGTAGCTGCAATGGCTAAAGCATTAGTAGATAATCCAGATCAAGTACAAGTAAATGAAATTGATGGTGCGCAAACTAGCATTATTGAACTTCGTGTTGCAGAATCAGATCTGCGACATGTGATTGGCAAAGAAGGGCGTACAGCACGAGCAATGCGCGATATTATTTATGCTGCTAGCAAAAAGCTTAACCGCCGTTACCATTTAGAGATCATTGAACCAGGTAAAAATGATCGTTAG
- a CDS encoding FAD-binding oxidoreductase, producing the protein MSQKQELKWYGWGLENKTFDLSRRHNFWPYLREKLELKDSETSPNSLPVNLSDIKITPKDTNLAAKFEKLVSKDQVRSDDLARITHSMGKSFPDLTRIRKGLIENPPDLVVYPKTENQVLEILQLASDLKIAVIPFGGGTSVVGGVEALKSSGQAAAISLDLSLLNQLVNIDEISLLATIQAGILGPALEKALQAQGYTLGHYPQSFEFSSLGGWIAARSAGQQSNKYGRVEDMVSNVTLASPKELITTLDAPASAAGPSIKQMLIGSEGIFGVITKAKMRIHHMPTIKIYRGILFKDFLAGAQAIRTIIQAGLNPATIRLSDETETSAIMKMRAESESMLENALSKAGKWYLKNRGYSNSTCLMILGFESTDKSVKQEIKAALDICKHHDGIDLGTRVGQHWYKERFELPYLRDTLLDYSIMIDTLETATTWANLANLYNSVKSALTLSIESFGFRAVVFCHISHSYHDGASLYFTFLTKQTKGSELEQWQVIKSTASDAIIADGGTISHHHGVGRDHAKWAEREHGKLAMAALASVKQIFDPQGILNPGKIIS; encoded by the coding sequence ATGTCACAAAAGCAGGAATTAAAATGGTATGGTTGGGGACTAGAAAATAAAACCTTTGATCTTAGTCGCCGTCATAATTTTTGGCCTTATCTACGAGAAAAATTAGAACTTAAAGACAGTGAAACTTCCCCAAACTCTTTACCTGTCAATCTATCAGATATTAAAATAACCCCTAAAGACACAAATCTAGCAGCTAAATTTGAAAAATTAGTATCTAAAGACCAAGTAAGAAGTGATGATCTAGCCAGAATTACACATTCAATGGGAAAAAGTTTTCCTGATTTAACTCGTATTCGCAAAGGCTTAATTGAAAACCCTCCAGATTTAGTAGTTTATCCTAAGACAGAAAATCAAGTTTTAGAAATTTTACAGCTAGCTAGTGACTTAAAAATAGCTGTAATTCCTTTTGGTGGTGGAACTAGTGTTGTAGGTGGAGTGGAAGCATTAAAAAGTAGCGGTCAAGCGGCTGCTATTAGTTTGGATTTAAGCCTGCTTAATCAACTAGTAAATATCGATGAGATTTCACTACTTGCAACTATTCAAGCGGGAATCTTAGGCCCTGCACTAGAAAAAGCTTTGCAAGCTCAGGGTTATACTTTAGGGCATTATCCACAGTCTTTTGAATTTTCTTCCCTAGGTGGCTGGATTGCAGCCCGTTCCGCAGGTCAACAATCAAATAAATATGGTCGTGTAGAAGATATGGTGTCAAATGTGACGCTAGCTAGCCCTAAAGAACTAATTACTACTTTGGATGCTCCTGCTTCAGCCGCTGGGCCATCAATAAAACAAATGTTAATCGGTAGTGAAGGAATATTTGGAGTAATTACTAAAGCTAAAATGCGCATTCACCATATGCCAACAATTAAAATTTATAGAGGCATATTATTTAAGGACTTTTTAGCTGGTGCGCAAGCAATTCGTACAATTATTCAAGCTGGCTTAAATCCTGCTACCATAAGGCTTTCAGATGAAACAGAAACTAGCGCGATTATGAAAATGCGGGCTGAATCTGAGTCAATGCTAGAAAATGCTCTTAGTAAAGCTGGGAAGTGGTACTTAAAAAATCGTGGCTATAGCAATTCTACTTGTTTAATGATTTTAGGTTTTGAATCAACAGATAAATCAGTAAAACAAGAAATTAAAGCAGCATTAGATATTTGTAAACATCACGATGGTATAGACTTAGGAACTCGTGTCGGCCAGCATTGGTATAAAGAACGCTTTGAGTTACCTTACTTACGTGATACATTGCTAGATTATTCAATAATGATTGATACTTTAGAAACAGCTACAACTTGGGCAAATTTAGCTAATCTTTATAATTCTGTAAAAAGTGCATTAACTTTAAGTATAGAAAGTTTTGGTTTTCGGGCCGTAGTTTTTTGCCATATTTCCCATAGCTATCACGATGGAGCATCACTTTATTTTACTTTTCTAACTAAACAAACCAAAGGCTCAGAGTTAGAACAATGGCAAGTAATAAAATCTACTGCTTCAGATGCAATAATAGCTGATGGAGGAACGATTTCCCATCACCATGGCGTAGGGCGTGATCATGCAAAGTGGGCAGAACGTGAACATGGTAAACTAGCAATGGCAGCGTTAGCTAGCGTAAAGCAAATTTTTGACCCTCAAGGAATACTTAATCCAGGTAAAATAATCTCATGA
- a CDS encoding ribonuclease D, which yields MELNNLLSSITFVNSNDMLLSLNQSLMESSFVALDIETAYWWDKTAERVSLIQLGVPRENAFEVWIIDCFSNLNLKPLQEIMINSNIIKVIHNASFDVNKLRKLSNIIVENVFDTMLAARRSGEKGCSLEALAKRHLGISLDKTFQRSNWASRPLSKEQLNYAANDVIVTLLLYQKIADKLHLGKYKAQSRFSHYEERPIVTTFEHPVRNLCAPIPANELATKALIKIVMQFPGRYSVQSLAHCLGRDRAGLAGFIVDNAISKEAFIDHKEALTIIAELITKGYLVDRGYRLSIGQSAITKV from the coding sequence ATGGAACTAAATAATTTACTCTCTAGCATAACATTTGTTAATAGTAATGATATGTTACTGTCACTAAATCAGTCTTTGATGGAAAGCTCATTTGTGGCTTTAGACATTGAAACCGCTTATTGGTGGGATAAAACTGCTGAACGAGTTTCCCTAATTCAATTAGGAGTGCCTAGGGAAAATGCTTTTGAAGTTTGGATAATAGATTGTTTTAGCAACTTAAACTTAAAACCATTACAAGAAATAATGATTAATAGCAACATTATTAAAGTTATTCATAATGCTAGCTTTGATGTAAATAAGCTTAGAAAATTATCTAATATTATTGTAGAAAATGTTTTTGATACAATGCTTGCCGCCCGTCGCTCAGGTGAAAAAGGTTGCTCACTTGAAGCACTAGCTAAAAGACACCTTGGAATTAGTTTAGACAAAACTTTCCAACGCTCAAATTGGGCTAGTCGTCCGCTATCAAAAGAACAGCTAAACTATGCTGCTAATGATGTTATTGTGACGCTACTACTTTATCAAAAAATAGCTGATAAACTACATTTAGGCAAATATAAAGCCCAAAGTCGTTTTAGCCATTATGAAGAACGCCCTATAGTTACAACGTTTGAACATCCTGTTCGTAACTTGTGCGCACCAATTCCAGCTAATGAGTTAGCAACAAAAGCATTAATTAAAATTGTTATGCAGTTTCCGGGTCGTTATAGTGTTCAGTCCTTGGCACATTGTTTGGGTAGAGATCGTGCAGGGCTAGCAGGTTTTATTGTTGATAACGCAATTAGCAAAGAAGCCTTTATTGACCACAAAGAAGCCTTAACCATAATTGCAGAATTAATTACCAAAGGTTACTTAGTTGACCGGGGTTATCGCTTAAGCATTGGTCAATCAGCCATAACTAAAGTATGA